The window GTTCTCCTGTGTGTTTAATTTTACTCTACTCCAGTGAATCCCACAGAACTTTGTTTATTGGCAAAAGAACTGACCTGACTCTCATGCCTGTCAATCCTCATATGATGCCCCTGGAGCCCCACTCAGTGCTCCCTAAATCACACCTGCAGTGGCTCCAAGAGCAGATAGGTCCCCTCATCCCCATGCACCACTCCTCCCACAAACATAGCCCATGGCCTCCTTCAAACGGGGCGGAGGGGCTATTCAGGTGGGTGATGTGGGCAGACCTGCTGGTCGTACATTCTGAGGGGCACACAGAGATTTACCCCATAAGTGATGCCTCTCCCTTATACCAACAATCACCAGGCAGAATTCAGAAGGACACAATTGTCCCCACACAGAGGATGGCCACCAGCCCCCTACAGTCACACATCAGGGGACCACCACAGCCAGAGTCGGAAATCAAACCACAGAGGGTACCCAGTGCTTTCACAGGTACACACATCCCAGTGCCTGCCTCCGCGCAGGAAACTATCCCCACCCACAGGCATGGAGGGACCAGCAAGGACAGGTCACTTTCTATGCATTTGGATAAGCTGGTGCAAACCATTCTAGGAAAAAACTCGAGAGGAGACCCTGAAGCCCTGTTTTCCAACTAGTCCTGATGACCCAGCTCTGCTTTCATTAAACAAAACTGACAGACATTGTGTCTCTCTCGTGCCTGAACTGTTTTTGCTCCACCTGCTTCCTAAGACCTTCCAGAGTTTTGTAAGTGCTGTGATGGAGAATGCAAACGTTTCATGGGAAGAAGCTAGAATTAATTCTGCTGCTGAATCAGCAGAGGAATGTGTCACTCAGCACAGGGGAGCACAGACTTCAGAGCTAGTTTGTACACGTCCTAGGAGTGAAGGAGAAAGCTCATCTAACAGAGTTCATCCTGTTCCAAGGGCAAAGGACAAAGGAGTGGGGAATAGGCCCTGGATGCAGGGGGACAGTAGGAGTTGGGGAAGGTGGAAGGACTTTGCTTCCAGTGTAGAATCACTAACACTTTTTGCAGAAATTGCCTCTGATGGCATCTTGGTCTTAGCCATCAGTACCACTTTTGCAGTCTGTCTCCGTATTGGCTTGTCTTAGCCTGTCATGACTGCTATAAAAATATCACCAGTATAGcttagaaacagaagaaatttattgTTCACTGTTCTGGAGGTTCAGAAGTCCAAGACTAAGGCTGCAGCGTGGCCACCTTCTGGGGAGGGCCCTTTTCCTGGCTCAACGCTGTTGGCATCTGACTCTCTCCTCCCCTGGTGCAAGAGGCCAGGGATCTCTCTGAGGTCTCCTTTTTACAGACTAATCCCATTCAGGGAGGCTCCACCTCATGACCTCAACACCTTCCAAAAGGCCACTTTCTAATACTATTGTCTTTGGGCTTATAATTTCAACATACAagttttggagggacacaaacttTTAGACCATAGCATGGCCCAAGGTACATTGCACCACACCTCCAGATATAAAATGCGCTTTTGAATACCACAGAGAGTATTGTTCTAATTCCTTACTTCCCAACATTCGCATAATTTTGGCAGACTTGAAATTTACCTGGACTTCATCTCActgccaattcttttttttctctcctctgtggccTCAAGTTAAGGAAGGACAGAGGGGTGTGTTCCCATTCAATTATGGAGACAAGAATCTGAGCCACTTACAAGCACAACACAAATAACACACAGAAGAGTGACACAGAACATCCTGGCAGAAATTGCTGAGGTGACTGCATCCTACTGAAGTGGGATTTGAGAAATTAAAGACGTGCGTGTAATTCGAGGGCAGactatttctctgtgtgtgtttctatttgtacgtgtgtgtgtgtgccattGGATCTTATTTCCTGTTTCAGGATTTTTAAGTCATAACCCAAACTCCGCACACCAATTTGTCCTCCAATATTCACACCCAACCACAATCTGTTAGGTTTGAGAAAATGAGTAGACTCTTCTCCACATGGTTGAGGAGTTTAGTGGCTCTTGGCCATACAAGCTGTGGCACAGACTCCCGGAGGAACTgtccctctttctctcattcttggGGACTCCAGGGCACAGGGATTTGCAGTGAGCCTCATGACTCTGGTCCCACTCTGAAACACACTCCAATAGATTCCCACCTTCTACCTGCCAACCAGGGCATGAGTGGGGCAGCTCTGGACCAGGCCGGGTTAGCACCTGTCCTGCGCAATATTAGCGCACAACCACAGCTCTAGGTTCCTCTCCTGCTAGagacccctcccctcctcttttctaTCCTGAGATTGAACAGGAAGAAGTGCTCACCTTCCTACTCTTTGTTCCAGAGCTCTGTGCAGGGAAGTGTCAATCAAGATGGGCTATTGTTATAGGAAGAAGCTTCTGGACTTGACCTCCCCACAGAGGTGCCCTTTTCATACCGTTTGCAGTATCAGTGATGCTGCCTTCATAGAGAGACTGGGGCAGCTCAAATGAGGAGCTAATCTGATCTCCTATGCAAATCACCCTCAGCCACTTCTGGTGATTAGTGACAACTCTGCAATTATTGAGAAGATCTACACAAGCAGCTAAGCAGAAGGCAGGGCAAGTTTTCTATGTTCCCTGTGGGAGAATAAGTTGAGAATGGAAGTCTTGCTTGGAGGTAGAAGAGATGCTCCAAAGAGCATCAGGAGCTGCCTTCACTCTGTTCCCATTGGGCGTTTTCCTTCACGCGCTTTCACTTTTCCAAAACCATCCCAAAGTTTGTTCACACTCAGCAGCGGCACGTTATCTGAAGGCTGATCATTCACACGAGTTTAAGTTCCACAACACTTGCCATTTATGGACTCAGGTCCGTTTAATCTGGAAAATACCCCATTTGAAGCCAGTGTTTCCCCATCAGAACCTTGGGGTCATCCTCATGTCCATGTGACTCTGCAAGGAGATTGTAATTTGATCACAGTCACCCATGGAGTCCTGCTCCTTGTGTTTCTCATTTAACTGCCACCCTGTCCCTGGGTTCTGGATGATGAGCACCGAAAAGAAGCACTTCTGGTACCTCAAAAAGggattaggaaaaaatattcattaggaaatataaagatatactatttaattctttaaaactgATCATTTGATTTATCAATAATAGTTGGAAATTATTATTGATAATTGGATCTTGGAAACAAATGCCCTCTGCTGGCCAGTGGGCCTGATGTTTCCATTCTGAGAGACCATGGAGCAGAAGGGGCACAATCAACCCTCTCCATGAGGCTCCTTATGCAGTGAACTGATGCGCTGGAGGCAGCAGACACATCCACGTTTCAGGCATACCAGGTGCTCAAGATGAGGCAGCAGATGGGATGTCCACTGCTTCTTTAAAGGGTCCAACGATGGCCCTGGCCCCTGTCTGGGCAACAAAGTGCATGATAATGGTTTTAATGTGTATAATGGTTATTCATCTCAGGGATTTGTCATCTGTAAACACATAGAGATACTgtggacctactatgtgccatcgCTATGTCAAGGAAATGAAGATCCAAGCAGAAATACTCATGGTTCTGGTTCTGATATTTGAAATGCTGGTTGGAATGAAAGACAGGATTCATCCTAAGCTTTCAGCTGAGGTGCTGCAAGGGTGTAGGTCTGGgctgtccaatgtggtagccCCCAGTCACATGTGGCTGCTGAGCACCTGGCATGGGCTTATCTGAAATGAGAGGAGCTGTGGGTGTAAAATGCACACCATATTTCAAACATGTAATAAGATAGAGGGAATGTAAACTATATTGCCAAAACATTGCAGAATTGATTACAgcttgaaatgacaatatttagggttttaaaatgtttcttttcactttaatgcagctactagaaaatttatgaaattataattaGATCTGTGGGTCATGATCTCTTTCCATTGGACATTGCTGCTCTAGACTCAGAAACCCTTCAGTCTCCACAGCTGAGCCCATCTAGCTTTGGCAAAATGCCTAGGAGAACCTGAGAGCTTGAATAAATCAGTGGGACAATCACAATTCACTACCGTATGGAGTTTGTCAAGCTATGATaactaaagaaaaggaagaactcTCACTTCTTTAGCCTGTGTATAAAAATTGAAGTCTGCCTACTGCTCCTCGGTAAGAGTATTCAGTCCAGGGTCCATAAGTGCACACACTGTGCCTGACATTGAGTTGACCTCAGCAGGATTtgctgaattaataaattattctatTCCTAGGACCTTACTGTGTCATATCTGTTGTTAGTAGAACTCTGAGAAGTGAACAAGAAATTCCATCAGATTGGACTCAGAGTCCCACGGCCTCCACTTTCTTCCACTGGCAGCTCAGTTCTGGATGAGAAGCCAGCGCTACGGGTTTTATTGAACAtggtccctcctccctctctatTCACATCCCTCTTCTGCTCTTTAATCCAAACAGATTTTGATGCAATTCTGTCATATGAGATTTTTCCTGAGGACCTCAAGCATTTGCCACTTAAAAAGGAGAACAATTCATCTTcagaattcctttatttttcttaatatgaaTGAAACATTGCTTTATTATCATTCCAAATTAGATCCGGAACCTTATGATTCTTGATGACTGTTGATTGGAATAAGGGCAGAAATTCTTAAAACCAAATTTTGGCCATCCATTTTAATCCTCATTAAATAAACGCAGCTTGTTTCAAATTCTTCTTGCTCACAAATGTAGAAGTTCCCGATATTTAGGTCATGAAATTAGTAAACCTACATGGAAGCATTTCCTCATATAACTCTCACTGGATCACAATTGCGTCTTCCAAATGGCATTTTCCCCATGGCTGTAAGTCCTTGTTAGAAGTTTGGCAAATAAGCCCCCAAAACCACTTTCCACCATCTGCAATCCCCATGTGATCTCTTGCTCTCACACACACCGTCCCTCTCACATACCACTTCTAGAGTGTTCTCTCACATGCAGCTGCACACACGTGTGCCTTCTCATGTGCGTGTGTGCAACTGTAGCTCACTGTCCCTAGCCGCACATGCTCACAGGATTTCACTCTCACCGTCTCTCCATTGTTCTCACACAGAAATTCTACCTCAGACACACACATCCTCAGCCAGCGCCAACTCTGCCTCACATTTCCCTTAAAGCagaaatgctttctttccttcaaacGCATCTGCTCTCTCTTTGCGGATGCCTATCATCTCCTGGTGGGTCCCTAGCACTATCCTTACTCCCAAGTGGCACCAGGCACCCCCTTCCTGCCAGTTTGTGTAACATGCCCTTTGCTGTGTGGAAGGGACACCCACCCACACATCACTTGATGTCCCAATTCAGGGGTCTGCTAACAAAGGCCCCAGGtttgctgcttgtttttgtaaatgcaGTTTTATTGGAAATCAGCCACTCTCATTTTATACTTTCTAAGGCAGCTTCCACCTACAAAGGCTTAAATAGCCCTGACAGAGACTATATGCCCTGTGAGCCTAGAATATTTCCTTTCTGACCCTTTAAGAAAGAGTTTGTTCCCTGAAACTCCTTGTACTTTCCAGGACTTCTAGTATCTACCCCCACGTCTGCAAGCCCGTAGTGCCCCCAACCCCTGGGAAACCCACACACTCCCTGTGGGCTTCCAACAGGCTTTTCACTGAAAAATtgttctttttactgtcttttgttTCCTATTGAGTACGTCTTCATGTTTTCACTCTAATTTTAGGGCTAATTCTTTAACTTTATGATTCATCCATATAATGTCAATTCAGTTTgcatatttataatttcaaaGAGACTATTTAACATATGCCCCTTAAAATACAACTCTAATGGAGATTTTCAATCACACCAAATTATAGTATAGTACCATCACCCCACTCCCACACTCAAGAACAACCTTGTCTACTTTCAACCATCGTTTACCTTGAGCAGATCTAGTTTTGTCTACGCTCGCTCACAGTCCCTTCCCCTGGAGAACCTTAAAGCGATCATTACACTCTGGCTAGGAACAGTGGAGTGTTACTGTTACGAGATATACTATGATGCATTTCTGGGGGAAAATCCTTGTAGCAATTAACCCAATGCCTTCAAAGGGGAATGAAAAATAGAAGCGGAGCTCATGGTATGACTACTGCAGAATTGCTTCTGTGTTGCCTTGAAGAATGTTCCAACCGACCATTTCAAATTTCCTCCCTCCAATTGCACACCTCAACTTAATGAAGCATCATAAACTCCCAgcattataaagaaaatagtgATCATTTGATAGTATGAACAAAACAGGAATGTTAAAAACGGCACTGTGGTGGATGTGGTTGGACCTCCACTCAGATTCCCTACACCCGGGTGAGGTTCTCAGATCCATCTGCAGTGATAAGCTCACCAGTTTCTAAAGAACTGCCCCAGTCTGACAGCAACATTCTGACAAACTACGGAATGGCAGAAGATCTTTGTGAATCTTATACTGATGaaagataaatatccagaatgtataaagtaCTCCTAAGCCTaacaaaaaaagacaactcaatacAAAATTGGACAAATGACTTGAATAGgcattttcccaaagatatatAAACTGCCaataagtgtatgaaaagatgctaaacattataggtcatttggaaaatgaagtcacaccacaatgagatcccactTCACACCTGCTAAGATGGATATAAAGTAATCcaaaaatggaaatgaacaagtgttggcaaggatatggagaatttggaacccttttgcatttctggtgggaaagtaaaagaatgcagCAGCTGTGGAAAACTTTTGGTGATTTCTCAAAATCTGAACGTAGAACTAACCTATGGCACAGCAATGAACTCGTAGGCAAATATCCACAAGAATTGGAAGCAGGGACTTGAAAGATATTTGTATATCCATGAacatagcagtgttattcacaaaaGCCGAAAAGTAgcaacaacccaagtgtccatcaacagatgaatgaagaaataaaacgtTGTATATATAAAGAATAGAACAGAtttcagtcataaaaatgaattaaatttttatataagctACAACATGGAatgaccttgaaaacatgcttaGTGAGATGAGGCAGacatagaaggacaaatactaaATGGCTTCACATGTAAGAGGTACtgagaacaggcaaatccacagagacagaaagtagattagagaaTCTCTTggactgggaggagagaggaaaggggtaTGTATTTATTGGCCACTGAGCGTTTGTTGGGTATGATGAAAAAGTCTTGAtacagatagtggtgatggttacacaacattgtgaatgttttTGATGCCACTGTATTGAACACTTACCAATGGTTAAAATAATTGATGatgttatgtatatgtataacaaTAAAAAAGGTTATGAAAATGGGTAACGTAAATGATTACTAAATATAGTAATCATGGATGTTATAGAAACTAACTTCTAAATATTTACACTTTCAACAGTGATTTCAACAATTCAACAGCAGAAATTAGGAGCTCTAGGATCCCTAAGGATCAGCAGTAAAGGGCTAAAAGTagggaaaaataaagccaaaatatGAGAGATCAGCAGCAACCATAGACGAGTATCTAAAAAGGCAgtaatgtaaaaagtaaaaatggaattcAGCATGTAAGGGATGATAAAGGTGACCATCAGCATCAGGATGGAGCGGGCAGCTCTGATTTCTGGGGGGCGCTTGTAGTTATCATTGGAGGTGTGAATATGCGACACTCTCTTGTGGTGTCTGTGCAGGAGAAGGACCATGGAACCACTGGACCAGATGATGAGGCCAATAAACATGGCATCAGAGATGGACCACAAGATGACAATCCGTGCAGTGGAACTTGAGGATGGACAGAGCCACTTCCCTTGGAAGTCAGTATAATTTTCTGTGTCTTGTGGACCAGTGACTATCACAGGAGCATAGATATGCATTAAGAAACTGAACATCCAGCAAGTACAACAGAGTGGACTAATGACCTTGAGAGCTCTTCCTCTGGGCATCATCCACGCCACTCTCCCTGGGTTGAAAGTATAGACCTGATAGGTGCTTAGCACACAGGTGAAGCACACATTGGTGTTCCGAGCCACTCTGTATAGATAATATGCAAATTTACACCCAAGGCTGGACAGAgggtttctgaaaagaaaaactgccATTGTGTGGGGAACCCCACTGGAGAGAAGAGTCAAGATATTGGCCACTGCCATGTGGGTAAGAATTGTATGTGTGGGCTTCTGCCTTTGGCCAAGCAAGATTGAAGAAGAGTtatggaaaatgagaaagacatTGGCCAGAGTCCCAAACCCCACCTGTAAAAGAAAGATAGTTTTCACTGCCACTTCCCCTGTGGTTCTTAGGACATCTTcctgaaaagacatggaaatgaCTTCAGAGTGGCCTGGAGCAAAATGTGGTTATGCCAGTGATGACATGAACCGTCTTCTTACATAGCCAATATTGGAAAAGGattcttgctcttttcttctcctgagaAGGGAGGTGCGTCGTATTCCACAGGAGGGGCTCAACCTAGAGAACATAGACCTGACAGCAGTTatacttttcaacatttttattttgtatttatttctatttacttttatattctgATTCTCCACCAGAAGATAAGGTCCATGGTCTTAGCAActatgtctgtcttgttcaaGAATATGGCTGACAAATAGGTGG of the Equus quagga isolate Etosha38 chromosome 13, UCLA_HA_Equagga_1.0, whole genome shotgun sequence genome contains:
- the LOC124250269 gene encoding vomeronasal type-1 receptor 1-like — its product is MSFQEDVLRTTGEVAVKTIFLLQVGFGTLANVFLIFHNSSSILLGQRQKPTHTILTHMAVANILTLLSSGVPHTMAVFLFRNPLSSLGCKFAYYLYRVARNTNVCFTCVLSTYQVYTFNPGRVAWMMPRGRALKVISPLCCTCWMFSFLMHIYAPVIVTGPQDTENYTDFQGKWLCPSSSSTARIVILWSISDAMFIGLIIWSSGSMVLLLHRHHKRVSHIHTSNDNYKRPPEIRAARSILMLMVTFIIPYMLNSIFTFYITAFLDTRLWLLLISHILALFFPTFSPLLLILRDPRAPNFCC